A window of Candidatus Hydrogenedentota bacterium contains these coding sequences:
- a CDS encoding Gfo/Idh/MocA family oxidoreductase — MRRCTGQSGPRSLSTMKHHDLTRRAFLASTTLTAVGALAGCATRTNTARVVPGKLSPNEKVAIGVIGLGGRARDLIGQCKDVPNFQLVAVSDCFQPRIAQFQELHGATHKFTGYPDFRKMIESEKLDGVMVETTTHARAWVACHAMAMGMDAYIEKPMALTIAEGRDMVNIARKYNRVTQIGTQQRSIPVNNWISDLVKNGAIGKVHTVRGCNYIGPWIYTSTEEQPMPDGGENWWDIWTNQAVVRPYHEKIHRMWDKWDDYDGGGTTYGVTGWGAHGYDQIQRGLGTDETGPVEVVLEEEVAERRTGKFERTNIPPEDTGSPYYGMADQTGPRAKVRMKYKNGVELQLDMDGDRSPGLGCVYIGDKGEIELNRNMYTCSPDTLVDPAGKPTPIGVPETHPHVENWIECIKTRATCNGDIEYGQRSSTLCYLVNIARSVGKVGEVLQWNPKKEEFRNCPEGNAMLSRPRRKGYELPT; from the coding sequence ATGAGACGATGCACCGGCCAGTCCGGTCCAAGGAGTTTGAGCACCATGAAACACCATGACCTGACGCGGCGCGCCTTTCTCGCCTCGACCACCCTCACCGCCGTCGGCGCCCTTGCCGGCTGCGCCACGCGCACCAACACGGCCCGAGTCGTTCCCGGCAAGCTTTCGCCCAATGAGAAAGTCGCCATCGGCGTGATCGGCCTGGGCGGACGCGCCCGCGATCTTATTGGCCAGTGCAAGGATGTGCCCAACTTCCAGTTGGTCGCGGTGAGTGACTGCTTCCAGCCGCGCATCGCCCAGTTCCAGGAACTCCACGGCGCGACGCACAAATTCACCGGCTACCCCGATTTCCGGAAGATGATCGAATCGGAGAAACTGGACGGTGTCATGGTGGAAACCACCACCCACGCCCGCGCGTGGGTGGCCTGTCACGCCATGGCGATGGGCATGGATGCCTACATTGAAAAGCCCATGGCGCTGACCATTGCGGAAGGCCGCGACATGGTGAATATCGCGCGGAAGTACAATCGCGTCACCCAGATCGGAACGCAGCAGCGCAGCATCCCGGTTAACAACTGGATCAGCGATCTGGTGAAGAACGGCGCCATCGGCAAGGTTCATACCGTGCGCGGTTGCAACTACATTGGCCCGTGGATCTACACCAGTACCGAAGAACAGCCCATGCCCGATGGCGGCGAGAATTGGTGGGACATCTGGACGAATCAGGCGGTCGTGCGCCCCTATCATGAAAAGATCCATCGCATGTGGGACAAGTGGGATGACTATGACGGCGGCGGCACGACCTATGGCGTAACGGGCTGGGGTGCCCATGGCTACGACCAGATCCAGCGGGGTCTGGGCACCGACGAAACGGGTCCCGTGGAAGTGGTGCTGGAGGAGGAAGTGGCCGAGCGCCGCACGGGCAAGTTCGAGCGTACGAATATCCCGCCGGAAGACACGGGATCGCCCTATTACGGCATGGCCGATCAGACGGGACCGCGCGCGAAGGTTCGGATGAAGTATAAGAACGGCGTCGAACTTCAGCTCGACATGGACGGCGACCGCTCCCCCGGTCTCGGTTGCGTCTACATTGGCGACAAGGGCGAGATCGAGCTGAACCGCAACATGTACACCTGTTCGCCCGACACACTGGTGGATCCCGCGGGCAAGCCCACGCCCATCGGCGTGCCTGAAACCCATCCCCATGTGGAGAACTGGATCGAGTGCATCAAGACCCGGGCAACCTGCAACGGCGATATCGAGTATGGCCAGCGCAGTTCAACGCTGTGCTACCTCGTGAACATCGCCCGGAGCGTGGGCAAGGTCGGCGAAGTACTCCAGTGGAATCCGAAGAAAGAAGAATTCCGCAATTGTCCCGAGGGCAACGCGATGTTGTCGCGCCCGCGCCGCAAGGGCTACGAACTGCCCACGTGA
- the tsaA gene encoding tRNA (N6-threonylcarbamoyladenosine(37)-N6)-methyltransferase TrmO — protein MQIVPIGVFHCSEKHPYDAARQGTVALDSLGRIELDGGQNFEQALQDLAGFSHIWVIFQFHHNKAWKPLVQPPRGNRKVGVFASRAPYRPNSIGLTCVRLIAVSGRIVEVADHDLLDGTPVLDIKPYLTYADSFPDATLGWLDEIEEPTWTVTFSETAETQVRWLESKGVECLEAFLVQQLADEPFNRKRKRLRQLGEREWEIAYRTWRARFTVEEAECTIRIEDLSSGYTPEELASDHDPYEDKGVHRIFAIRTTG, from the coding sequence ATGCAGATCGTACCCATCGGTGTATTCCATTGTTCGGAAAAACACCCCTACGACGCCGCGCGTCAGGGCACGGTGGCCCTTGACAGCCTGGGGCGGATCGAATTGGACGGCGGCCAGAACTTCGAGCAGGCCCTGCAGGATCTGGCGGGCTTTTCCCACATCTGGGTCATCTTCCAGTTTCACCACAACAAGGCCTGGAAGCCCCTCGTGCAGCCGCCAAGGGGCAATCGGAAGGTGGGTGTCTTTGCCTCCCGCGCGCCCTACCGCCCCAACAGCATCGGCCTCACGTGTGTGCGCCTGATCGCCGTGTCGGGCCGAATTGTGGAGGTGGCGGACCACGATCTGCTGGACGGCACGCCTGTCCTGGATATCAAGCCCTATCTCACCTATGCAGATAGTTTTCCGGACGCTACGCTCGGCTGGCTTGACGAAATTGAAGAGCCGACCTGGACCGTTACCTTCAGCGAGACGGCCGAGACGCAGGTGCGCTGGCTGGAGTCGAAGGGGGTGGAGTGTCTGGAGGCCTTTCTGGTGCAGCAGCTTGCCGACGAACCCTTCAACCGCAAACGGAAACGGCTGCGCCAACTGGGCGAGCGGGAATGGGAAATCGCCTACCGCACCTGGCGCGCGCGCTTCACGGTAGAAGAGGCCGAATGCACGATCCGGATCGAAGACCTGAGCTCCGGCTATACGCCCGAAGAACTGGCAAGTGATCACGACCCTTATGAAGACAAAGGGGTCCATCGGATATTTGCCATTCGGACCACGGGCTGA
- a CDS encoding SRPBCC family protein — protein sequence MKVHLLQQEQYLPAPLDEVFPFFARPENLGKLTPGFLGFKLLTPSPIPMHVGAIIDYVVSVNGIPMRWTTCISEYDPPHRFVDVQLKGPYSFWHHTHTFEAQGEGTLIRDEVRYALPFGPLGEIAHAVMVKRQLNTIFNFRRGYLDAIKDWSTINSGAVSTS from the coding sequence ATGAAAGTTCACCTGCTCCAGCAGGAGCAATATCTCCCCGCCCCGCTCGACGAGGTGTTTCCATTTTTTGCCCGACCGGAGAATCTCGGGAAGTTGACGCCCGGTTTTCTTGGCTTCAAATTGTTGACGCCCAGTCCCATTCCGATGCACGTTGGCGCTATCATTGACTATGTCGTTTCGGTGAATGGAATCCCCATGCGCTGGACGACGTGCATTTCTGAATACGACCCACCCCATCGCTTCGTGGATGTACAGCTCAAGGGTCCGTATTCCTTCTGGCACCATACCCACACCTTCGAAGCGCAGGGGGAGGGGACCCTGATTCGCGACGAAGTGCGCTACGCCCTGCCCTTTGGTCCACTCGGCGAGATTGCCCACGCCGTGATGGTGAAGCGCCAGCTCAATACCATATTCAATTTCCGCCGTGGCTACCTCGATGCGATTAAAGATTGGTCCACGATAAACTCGGGCGCGGTGTCGACTTCATGA